A stretch of DNA from Gammaproteobacteria bacterium CG11_big_fil_rev_8_21_14_0_20_46_22:
AACCTGTCCACGATGAGGACACGATGCTGACTCTCGGGAATGAGATCGCGCAGTTTTGAAACAAGCAATGAAGGATTGTTATCGTAGAAAGGCAAGACTGCCGGAAACCACGATAGGATAGATAGAGAGCACTCAAGCAGTTTTTTTAACACAATATCACGTGTTGACGTATCCTCTCGCGTGTATTCCATAAGATGCGTGACGGTGAAAATGGCAATATGGACTGAAATGAGAGGGCCATCGGGAACTCGATAGTTAAACGTATAGCCAGGAACGCAAGCATTGATACAGGCCATAATGAACTCGGGGTCGGCTTCTCTTAGCGCTCTTACAAAAATACGTTTAATAATTTTTAAGACATCAATAGAAGAAACAGCTAACCATATTTTTTTTAAATCTTCCCAGCTCAAGCCCTTGCGCCGTATGATAGCAACGCTCACCGCCATTAGCGCATCTGGATCATCAGCAAGTTCTTTTAATTGATCCGCCTTAGCCTGATGTAAACTAAAGTCGGCCAATACTTCATGAAATAAGACAACTTGATCGGGTGGAGAGGCTTGATAACACGCTAGTAGCGCCCTGACGCGTAGGCTTAAGCCTACGGATGTTGTTGCTGTTAGGATCCCTTGAATAAACGCTTTTTCGAAGCGAAAAGGTGTTAGCTCTAAGCTGTGTATTATGCATAAATGATTGACTATGGTAGCTAACCAACCGGTAGATGGGTGTATACCCGCTTGGAGATTCCACAACATGGTCTGGCAACACGCATCAATCTGCTCCCCAATAGCGGCGTCAATCCGATCTGGTGTGACGTGCGAAGCCGGTGGCGGCGGCAGGTTTGCTGAATCTAGTTCTGCTGAATCGGGTGTGGCGCGCAAAGCCGGTGGCGGCGGCAGGTTTGCTGAATCTAGTTCTGCTGAATCGGGTGTGGCGCGCAAAGCCGGTGGCGGCGGCAGGTTTGCTGAATCTGCGGTTCTTTTTCCGAGGACGGTATTTCCTGGCGTTTCTGGCGTTTCTGGCGTTTCTAGCATGCTTATAACCCAATATTATTTATTTATTTTTAGGGCGTATTAACCATGGGTTTTTCGAAACGAAAATCAAGATATGAGACAAAAATGAAAAAAATCGAAACACAAGCTGAGCCTATGCCATGAAATTTCTGTAGTTTTTGACCGATTTCGCTTGATTTGCAGTCGGAAACACCCATTGCCAACACACCCTAACGTTATACTCGCTAAAGATTAACCTTTTATTAACGCGCCGAAAGACCTCTTCTTTTTTGGCTTTCCCGGATTACGCGCTTTGCGCTACATTTCGATATCTAACCCCGAAAAAGTGCCCCGACAATCGCGGTGTTTTAGGTGGTTGGACTCGCTAAATTATGCTATCTTTCGCCCGCGTTAAAACAAAAAGAGAACTAGACATGAGCGTTTTGACCATCGATTTCCAGTCGCCGAATGCGCATCGCGATTTTTACCAATCCTTGAAAGATACAGGTTTTGCTGTACTGACTCATCACCCGCTGAATAATGATCTGCTCAAGCAAGTCCACGATGAATGGCGCGAGTTCTACCACTCGGGCAAACAGCACGCTTACCCTTGGATCAATGACACACAAGAAGGCTATGCGCCATTTCGCAGAGAAAATGCCAAAGGCACCGCCCACAAAAACCTGATGGAGTTTTTTAATGTGTACACCTGGAGCCTTTACCCCGACGAACTTTCTGGCAACGCTTTAAAATTGCACAATAACCTAGGCCGCATTGCCGCCACGTTGCTGGGCTGGCTCGATGAGCAGCTGCCTGAGGCCACCAAAACCAAGCTTTCCATGCCCTTGGCCAAAATGGTGGAGGGCTCATCCAAACATTTGATGCGCGTGATTCACTACCCGCCACTGAGTGGCGAAGAGCACCCTGAAGAAGTACGTGCTGCCGAACATTTCGACAGTAACTTACTCACAGTATTACCTGCACCGAGCATGCCTGGTCTGCAAGTCAAAAATAGTCAGGGTCAATGGCTGAATGTGGATTACACCACAGGCGATATCGTGATTAATACGGGCGATATGATGACCGAATGCACCCATGGGCACTTAAGCGCCACGGCGCATCGCGTGGTCAACCCCGAAGGTGACGCCGCGTGTAAAGAGCGCATGTCGACCCCCTTATTTGTACACCCACGCGATGACGTAAGATTATCTGCTCGCTACACTGCAAGGCAGTTTAGCCGCGAGTATTTGCGTGCGAACGGCGTACTGAGTTAAAAATAGCGAACGCTTTAGGGCGTTTGACAATCATCCAAACGAAGGAACAAACGATGACATGGCAACTAAACGCAGTGGATTTTCAAGCTGACGACGCATCACAATCTTTTTCAGACTACGTGCACAAAACAGGCTTCGGTGTATTAACGAATCACCCGATCAATCCACAACTCATTGCCGATGTTTACGCAGAATGGGAAGCCTTTTTTCACGATGAGCGCCGCTTTGACTACGCTTTTGACCCAGTCAGCCACGATGGTTACATTCCTTTTGATAAGTCTGAAACCGCCAAAGGTGCCGCGAAAAAAGATTTGAAAGAATTTTTCCATCTGTATTTGCATGGCCGTTACCCGGCGATGCTATCGGACAAAACGCGCACACTTATGACACAAATGATTGACGTCGCTTCCACCTTATTAGGCTGGCTAGAAGAAAACACGCCCAAAGAGATTCGTGCACACTTCTCCATGCCCTTGAGCGAAATGATTAAAAATTCACCTCGCACCTTATTTCGCATTTTGTATTACCCGCCACTCACAGGCCATGAAGAGCCTAACGCGGTGCGCGCTGCGGCTCATGGTGATATTAACTTACTCACCTTGCTACCAGCCGCCACAGCCGACGGCCTACAAGCGCTCGGCAAAGACGGCCAATGGCACACTGTGCCCACCGACCCGAAATACCTAATCGTCAACGTGGGCGATATGTTGGAAGAGTGTGCCAAGGGGTATTACTTCTCAAGCATTCACCGCGTGATCAACCCAGAAGGCGAAGCCGCCAAACAAGCGCGCCTATCGTCACCACTGTTTCTACACGCCCGCCCTGAAGTGCGTTTATCTGATCAACATAGCGCAGCAAGCTATTGGGCTGAGCGACAAAAAGAGCTGGGGCTGGACAGGGCGTGAGTCAGTGTTGACTTTAGCCAGATTTACCTTAGAATTCACGTCGAAATCGGGATAGGCGGCCAATTTCCTACAAAATACCCGCGCTTTTGCTATTATTTTTGTAAGAAATCACTTGCAAAAAAGACAATTATTGCATACAATGTGGCCAACATAAAAACAATATGGGTATGAAAATGAAAAAATTAGCTTTTTTAGCCTTAGCCGTGGCTTCTGTTGCAACAACATATGCAGGTATACAGGCTTTCACTGTAACAAATGACTCAGATTATACACTGACCGTTAGTAATCCGTCGGAAACCTTGACTGTTCCCCAAGGAACAACATCAAGACTAGTTGGCGCATATACTGATGATGGATATTGGCATGGCGACACAATCCAATACACAGATCAAAACGGTCAAGCACACACCGCAAAGATTTACGCCCCCAGCCTTCAGTTTTCAACTCAACATTGTGGTGGCTATCAAACCGGTGGATGGGCACTAACGCTAGGCAGCATGGACAGCAACAATTTTGCTTGCGGAGACTATACTGACGGCCTTGACAACACAACATATACCGTTGTTGTGACGAACACTGATGTAACACTTAACGCTAATAAGCGTATCGGCAACAAACTCGACTCAACTTACATCGGCATTTAAAACAAAAAAGCCATGCTACGATAATGACAGCATGGCTTTTCAAAACAACCTCAAAGCGACCCCAACCCCTCACGAATCATCCCTAACGCATCATCGATCTGCGCTTTTGTGATCACCAAAGGTGGCGCAAAGCGCGCGACCGTTTCATGGGTTTCTTTGCTTAACAAGCCCAAATTCATCAGCTTCAAACAAAAGTCACGCGTGCGCATAATCGATTGATCACACTCCACACCGATCAACAAACCTTTACCACGGATAGTTTTAAAGTATGGCGAGTTCATCGCGCGCAATTGATCTCTAAAATACTGGCCGAGCTCATAGGCATTTTGCGCCAACTTTTCATCGACAATCACATCCAATGCACAACTACCCACCGCCGCTGACAAAGGATTACCGCCAAACGTTGAGCCGTGTGTGCCACTGCTTAAGCCATGTAACACTTCACGGCGCGATAAAAACAAAGACACCGCCAATACGCCGCCGCCTAGCGCTTTACCTAAAATCAAGCCATCCGGTTTAATAGCGTCATATTCATAAGCAAATAATTTACCGGTGCGCGCCAAGCCAGTTTGCACTTCATCACAAATGAGCAAAACATGGTTATCGCGACAGACTTCGGCGCAAGCTTTCAAGTAGCCATCATCCGGCACTATGATGCCGGCTTCCCCTTGAATGGGCTCGACAATAAACGCGGCTGTGTTTTCATTGATAGCGTTTTTTAGCGCATCAACATCATTGTATTCGATCAGTTTAAAGCCCGGTGTGAGTGGACCAAAGCCAGCTTTATAACTTTCTTCCGATGACATACTCACAATCGTGATCGTGCGCCCATGAAAATTATTTTTACAAACAATGATTTCGGCTTTGTCTTTGGCCACGCCTTTTACATCATAAGCCCATTTGCGCGCCGCCTTAATGGCCGTTTCAACCGCCTCAGCGCCTGTGTTCATTGGGATCGCCATTTCTTGACCAGCCAAGCTACACGCTTTTTCTAAAAACGGGCCGAGTTGATCGGTGTAATACGCGCGAGACACTAAAGATAACTTAGCAGCTTGCTCATGCAAGGCTTTTAAAATACCAGGATGCGCATGGCCGCAGCTGACAGCAGAATACGCACTCATCATATCGATGTAGCGCTTGCCCGCGTCATCCCATACATAAATACCCTCGCCCTTGCTGAGCACGACCGGCAAGGGGGTGTAGTTCGGTGCGCAATAGTGTTTTTCAAGCTCGATGGTGTTGTTCATTCTGTTTTACCTTTGATGTTGTTTTCAGGTTTACCTTTCCCGGGTTATCGTCGCGATGCTCTTCAACCTAGGCTACATTTTATCGCTAGCGTCATTGCGAGCGAACGATAGTGAGCGCGGCAATCTTGTTAAGTAACGTGGAGATTGCCACGTCGCTTCGCTTCTCGCAATGACGGCTACCACCTAAAACAGCTGCTATGCATCACCGCTATAATCAACTCAAACATGAGTTTTTCAGTCTGATGCTCCACATCCAAATGCGGATTAAACTCTGTGATTTCAAACCCAATAAAACGAGGGTCATCGAGCAGCATCGGCAAATGTTCGCAAAAAGCGTTAGCATCCAAACCACCAGAAACCGGTGTGCCCACACCCGGCGCATGGCTGGGATCCAAGCCGTCTAAGTCCACACTCAAGCCATACGCTACCGTGCCATCTTGCGCGATGCGTTTAGCTTCTGCAAGCACAGCCTTAAGACCTAGGCGGGCAACATCTTCAGCATAGAAGATTTTTACGCCAAGCTTATCTAATAACGCAGCCTCACCGTCTTCGTAATCCCGAATACCGATTAGACAAATATTTTGGGGCAATAGCACCGGCGGGGTTGCGATGAGTTCTGGGTAGCCATAGCCGAGCAGTGATGCGATCGGCATGCCATGAATATTTCCTGTAGGCGATGTCTCGGGCGTGTGTGCATCCATGTGTGCATCCACCCAAATCAAGCCCAAAGGGCCATCGATCTCGCGCTTCACACCCGTCCAAGTACCGATACCCGAAGCGTGGTCGCCACCGATGGTGGCAAAACACTCGCCGGTTTTCACAGCCTCACGCACCGCATCGCGCAACTCATGCAAGCCATCAACGATGTTGTGAAATTTATCGCCCACGAGCTTCGCTTTAATCATAGAAAACCACGTCGCATCGATGCCCGCCTCAGCCAAGCTGCTGAAATACGGCGACTGGGATAACGCCAACGGACCATCGCCGGTACCCGAAAGCCCAGCAGCCAAACCAGAAGCATAACCAATTAAATGCAAGGGTGTTTTCTTCATTGTTTACTTCGCCATAAACAGCATCGTATCAATCACCGAATCCGGGTTGAGCGATAAACTCTCAATACCTTGTTGGCATAACCACTCAGCTAAGTCTGGATGGTCTGATGGGCCTTGGCCGCAAATACCCACATATTTGCCTTGTTTTTTACAAGCATCGATCGCCATTTTTAATAGGCACTTAACCGCAGGGTTTCGCTCATCAAACGCTTTACTCACAATGCTAGAATCACGATCCAAGCCGAGCGTGAGCTGAGTTAAATCGTTCGAACCAATAGAAAAACCGTCAAAGTATTCTAAAAATTGATCGGCCAATAAGGCGTTGGATGGAATTTCACACATCATCATGACTTTCAGTCCACCCTCTCCGCGACGAAGACCGTTTTCTTCCAGTACTTCGTGCACCGCTTTGGCTTCATCCAAGGTGCGCACAAAAGGAATCATGATATTGGCATTATCCAAGCCCATCTTTTCGCGCACACGCTTGACCGCTTCACACTCTAATGCAAAGCACGCTTTGAATTCATCAGAGACATAACGCGAGGCGCCTCGAAAGCCGAGCATCGGATTTTCTTCGTGCGGCTCGTACAAGGTACCGCCCAACAGATTCGCGTATTCGTTCGATTTAAAATCCGACAAGCGGAAAATCACCATCTTCGGATAAAAGGCCGCGGCAATCGTGGCCATGCCTTCGGTGAGTTTCGCCACATAATATTCAACCGGATCACGGTAGGCTGCAATTTTTTTCGCGATTTGTTGTTTCAAACGTTCATTACGAAGTTGATCAAACTCTAATAAAGCACGCGGGTGAATGCCGGCCATTTGCGCGACAATAAATTCTAAACGCGCTAGGCCCACGCCTTCGTTGGGCACTTTCGTAAAGGCAAAGGCACGATCGGGGTTACCGACATTGAGCATAATTTTCACGGGCAACTCAGGCAAATTATCTAAAGCGGTTTCTTGCTTTTCAAACGCCAATTCACCCTCATAAATAAAGCCGGTGTCACCTTCTGCGCAGGATACCGTCACCGCGTTGACAGCCTGTAATTTATCCGTGGCATCACCACAGCCCACTACAGCCGGAATACCCAATTCGCGCGCAATAATCGCGGCGTGACAGGTACGACCACCTCGATTGGTCACAATGGCTGAAGCACGCGACATAATCGGCTCCCAATCCGGATCAGTCATTTCAGTCACCAAAACATCGCCTTTTTTCATGCGATCCATTTCACTTAAGTCGTTGATCAAACACACACGACCTTGGCCAATGGCTTGACCCACAGAACGACCTTCGGCTAAGACTTTACCTTTGGTTTCGAGTTTATACGTGATTTTTACATTCGTATTTTGTTGCGAGTTCACCGTTTCAGGTCGCGCCTGCACGATGAACAACTCACCACTCAAACCATCTTTCGCCCACTCAATATCCATCGGCTTTTTGTAATGTGCTTCAATGATTTTGGCGTAGTGCGCAAGCTTTTCTACATCGTCATCAGTGATCGAAAATTGATGCTGTGCATTTTCATCCACACTTTCTTGCTCGATAAGCTCGGCACTACCGGCCTTCGCGTAGACCAGCTTATGCAGTTTAGAGCCTAAATTACGGCGTAAAATAGCGGGTTTATCCGTGTCGATATTTGGTTTATAGACATAAAATTCATCGGGGTTCACACTGCCCTGCACCACCGCTTCACCCAAGCCATACGCCGACGTGATAAACATGACTCGATCAAAACCGGACTCGGTATCCAAAGTGAACATGACACCACTGGCGGATAAATCACTGCGCACCATTTGTTGAACGCCGACAGAAATCGCCACACTGGCATGGTCAAACTTGTGGTGCACGCGATAAGCGATGGCTCGATCATTGTAGAGCGAGGCAAAGACGTTTTTAATGGCGGTCAGTACGCTGTCGATACCGCGCACATTCAAATACGTTTCTTGCTGGCCGGCAAAAGACGCGTTATCCAAATCTTCGGCCGTGGCGGATGAGCGCACGGCCACGGCAAATTCTGGGTTGTCTTGGCTTAAGGTTTTGAACGCGTCGGCAATCTCAGCTTCAAAGCCTGGCATCAGCGGGGCATCGAGAATGAGCCCGCGAACGGCCTGGCCGGCTTTGGCCAAGGCTTTCACATCGCTGACATCCAAGTCGCGCACCAAGGCGTCGATTTTCGCTTCGATATCATTTTGGGTCACAAAATCACGATACGCTTGTGCAGTGGTGGCAAAGCCAAACGGCACCTGCACACCTAAATCGGTCAACGATTGGGTCATCTCGCCCAAAGAGGCATTTTTCCCCCCCACCGATTCGACATCACTCATGCCGACTTCGTTGAACCATTTGATGTACTGTGCTGCCATAAAACCCCCTGGAATTGGACCCAGGGAGTATAACGAGTTTGGCTTTGGGTGGCCAGCACCTGTGCATTAATGCCGCGTAACCGCTCGCGTTGTATACAAAGACTCGCCACCATCAGCAAGCCGCTTATCCATTTGCACACGAAAGTCGCCACATTCACCCTTGACCTTGACCTTCATTTCGGAAAAGAAAGCAGACCTAGACCAGCCATCTTTTTCCGTATTGGCGCAGTACTTAAAGCCCTGCGTACCTTTAGCCCCAACCACTGTAGCCATAAGAAACACTCGATGACAGGCCTCATACGCTTCTTGGCTTGGAAAATCCTCAGGCGTTAATGTCCACAGAGCAAACTGCCGCCCCGCGGGGGCATGGCCATTTTGCAACATGACAAGATTGGGGCTGGGATGTTCTGAATCATAATGAACCCCTCCCCAGTGCGCCTGCTTACGGATCGGCTTGGCCGGTGCAGCACTATCTGCCTCATAGGGCTGTTCCAGTCTAACACGACGCGCTTTAGGAAGGCGCTCATCTAACACGCCCGGCTGTACGGCTGCTTCAGTGCTCGACGCTGCCGAATCAGCTCTTGTTGGTTCAATCACCCGTAATGCAGGTTGATAGTTGTTTATGCACTCTTGCTCTTTAGCTGACTCCAAACGCCTGGAACCCGTAACGTCAAAATAGAGCTTGCCATCTTCTTCCGTATATCGAATGTTTTCTGGTAAAAATAATACTGCCAACAAGTCGTTTAAGGCGGCTTTCTGCATAACGGGCACACAACCCTCCCAGTGATCAACCGGCAAGCCCGTGTCGTGATCAAACCCGGGTATGAATTGCGCAGAGATGCGGGTCGCTTTCATAATGCGAACAACCTGCTGCTTAATAAAATTAAGCTCTTTGATTGTAACATTGATACTTGCGATTTTTTGCTTTAACCGCACCTGTTGATCCAATGAACACTTAAAATCTGCGCGAATAAAAAGCTCTGAACCACCAGACGCGACCACCTCGAAACCGGCTTCAAAAAACAGGCGGTGCAAGATTTTTACCCACTGCCTTCCTTTAAAATTCTCAATAAATGTTGGCAAGCTAACCCTAAAATAAACACGGTCTAGCCTATCACGCTCAAAAACCAAGCTCTCAACGTGTTGAGGCCTCACCCCCAGGCCATCACAGACATCGCAGAGTATTGCTTGTTGTTTTTTGATAGTAGAAGGTAAGCGCCAAGCCCGATATCGCTTTGCCACAAAACTTATCCCACTTTCGACCAAGCTCGATACTGCACTGGTGAAAAACATCGCAGGCACCGCTGAAGCATGTTCATCATCCGACACATTCACTCTGGCAGACTGAAACAAGACATGCCATGCAAGGTACGCTGCAGAGATGCCATTGCGCAAATACCAATACATATCCGCTTTGCGGGTTTGCGAAGTGCAAAAACGTTTAAGACGATCAATGTAGTCACCAGCCTCTTGCTCAGAAAGCACACTTAAAGCTTTGCTTGAACAAGGCTTGCCGGCTTCGCCAAAGAGCGGGTATTGGCGAAAAAATCGATCCATGGCGCGCTTTGCAAGCAGCATAAACAAACCTTTTGGCAAGGTTAAATACTCAATGGCTTGCCAATAAGTACAGCGCTGATAAATGGCTTCAAGCTTGGAAGGGTTAGCATCATTCAAGCGGTTTAGCAAAGTCGAGGTTGCCATGCTGGCATGTTTCTTTTCACTCTCTCGATACTGCTCTTCCGCTTGGTTTAGCAGTACTCTAAATTTCTCAGTTTCTAACTGTGCAGGCGTGAGTTTAGCCCTCACATCATCTAACTTTTGACGTGCGAGCTTCAATAAACTGCCATCAGCGTACTGTTTAATACGATCCTTTGCCTGATTAGCCAAGCCTTCACAACGTGAACGTAATGTTGATTCAAAACGAGAAAACAAATCGTTTAGCGGGCTTGTCGGGTCAATGAAAACCCAATCAATAAGATAAGATATCAACGTAAAAGCTATTAAACTCGTATAAAACTCACGAATATTTACACCAAGTCTTGTTGCCTGCTCTTCGAGGTTCTGAATTGTCACTAGTTGATCAAGGCGCACAGGGCTTTCCTTGACTAATGAAGGCTGCTGCTGACGAGGACGATGAGGCACTAAGGTTCTCCTACGTATTGAAACAGCCCTCAATAACTGCTTTTCGAGTGATTCACAAACACCATGTTAGCTTTGTTTCATTAAGACAGTATTAAATTGAGAAATTCCGGCTTAAGCGCTATCCTAAGCCCATGTACAAAATCTACTGCATCTCAGACCACACAGGCTTAACCAGCGAATCTTTCGCCAAAACGCTATTAAGCCAGTTTAAGGATTTACGCTACCGCTTTGAGACCATCCCGTTTGTGGACTCTCTGAAAAAAGCCCAAACGCTCAGCAACAAACTAGCCAAAGAATCCGAAGAAGACAAAGTCATCGTGTTTTCAAGCATCGTGGACCCTAACTTGCGCGAAGTATTTTTGAACAAGCCATTTGAATACATCGATTTGTTTGCCACGTTTTTAAAACGACTTGAATCGCATTTTGGCCAAACAGCGCTACGTGAAACAGGCCGCGTGCACGGTATGAAAGACATTAACCGTTATATGCACCGTATCGAGGCGATTGACTTTGCCGTGCAACATGACGATGGCTTAAAAACCGAGCACTATGAAAAGGCCGACGTTATTCTCACCGGCGTTTCACGTGCCGGCAAAACCCCCACTTCGCTGTACTTAGCCATACAGTACGGTATTCGCGCCGCGAACTATCCGCTGACCGAAGAAGATTTACAGCACGAAGGCCTACCAGCTTGTCTTTCAAAGCATCGTAAAAAACTCTTTGGCCTGATGATCAACCCGGAGCGCTTAAGTGAAATTCGCCAAGAACGCCTACCGGGCAGCCAATATGCCAACATTCAACAATGCCGAAAAGAATTGCACAAAGTCGCCCAGTATTTTGAGCAAGACGGCGTGCCCTATTTAGATACCACCAGCTTGTCGATCGAAGAAATCGCGACGAACATCATCACGGCGATGCAGCTTGAGAAAAGGTTTTGATTAGCGCTACGCACAAAAAAGCCCGCTTTACGCGGGCTTTTTCATAGTCTCTTTAAACAATGTGTTAGGACCATTTAAGCCTGCACTCAACTGTAGCAGTCGCAGACTGAAGATCTGAAGGTAACTTCAAGTGCATGACTAGCTCTCCACTGGTATTGGGTTCAAAAGGATCAATCATAACCTGTGTTTTATAGCCGCCAGGCTGGATAGTTTGCTCAACCATGTCATCACTGCCTTTAACCGAATGGAAAAGCTCAACAGGATAGCTGTAGCTAGTATTAGAGCAGGTCAAGCTGTAGTGCTCACCAGACTCAGCAGCCGTTGAAAATTTAAAGCCTTCAGGCTGCGTCGACGCAAGATGGATATTCATATACTGCCCAGCTTTAACAAGCGATGAGTTAGCGAATACGGTTCCGACCGCACCGAAAGCCATCAAGCCCATTATTGTCATTTTAAATAATCTCATGATAAATCTCCTAAGTTAGACAAACGCATTAACTGACTTGCTTAAACGTGCAATCGATATGTGCTTGCTGGTATATACTGAAATCAAGATTGGAAAAATTGACCATCAATATCATCGCAGTGTCGGCGATGCTTACATGATCCTGCGGAGACACTTTAAGTGGTCCGCTTGCTTGGCCCGGCATAATATTCGCCGATTCCCAATAGTATCGATCATGATTCTCATCACCCGGTTTAGACCCACCAAAGATGACTTTAACCGATCCAAGAACAACTTTAGGGTCGGTGGGCTTATACTCTTCACTGCGACAATTTACCTCGTAAACATTATTAGGATTATTATCCAAAAAATCGATAGCTTGACTATGAAACCCGATCCATTCATCAAGTGGAATCTGGTACTTAAACTCTCCCCCAGATAAAGCGGGTATGACGACAGTTTTCGTAGCCGCCATTGTCGTGGTCGATAATAGCGCTGCCAGCGGCAATACAAACAAACAGTTAGATAGTTTCATTGGATATTTCCCCTTTTTTTGTAATTAACCGTCATGTGACGGCTTGAGCAGTTTATCACCAGCTTTCAAATTCGTCGAGATTAGAAGTGAAAAGCAGCAACACTAGCCACAAAAAAAAAGCCCGACAGTATTTCCACTGTCGGGCTTTTTGAATTTAAAACCTGGCGATGTCCTACTCTCACAGGAGGGTAAGAGCGGACACTATCAAAGCAACGCTTTGATCCGCTCGAACGGGTTTCACACGGATGTGAAACCCTGGACGCACTTAGCGAGGGCCGGATGCCCGAGCTTAGTGGGCCCGGGGCTGCCCATGTGAGAGCAAAAAAAAAACCCGACAGCGGTTTGCACTATCGGGCTTTTAGAATTTAAAACCTGGCGATGTCCTACTCTCACATGGGGAGACCCCACACTACCATTGGCGCTAAACGTTTTCACTTCTGAGTTCGGGATGGGATCAGGTGGTACCCGTTCGCTATTGTCACCAGGAAACCGGTTTTTAGACACATTGTT
This window harbors:
- a CDS encoding 2OG-Fe(II) oxygenase, yielding MLSFARVKTKRELDMSVLTIDFQSPNAHRDFYQSLKDTGFAVLTHHPLNNDLLKQVHDEWREFYHSGKQHAYPWINDTQEGYAPFRRENAKGTAHKNLMEFFNVYTWSLYPDELSGNALKLHNNLGRIAATLLGWLDEQLPEATKTKLSMPLAKMVEGSSKHLMRVIHYPPLSGEEHPEEVRAAEHFDSNLLTVLPAPSMPGLQVKNSQGQWLNVDYTTGDIVINTGDMMTECTHGHLSATAHRVVNPEGDAACKERMSTPLFVHPRDDVRLSARYTARQFSREYLRANGVLS
- a CDS encoding 2OG-Fe(II) oxygenase, which codes for MTWQLNAVDFQADDASQSFSDYVHKTGFGVLTNHPINPQLIADVYAEWEAFFHDERRFDYAFDPVSHDGYIPFDKSETAKGAAKKDLKEFFHLYLHGRYPAMLSDKTRTLMTQMIDVASTLLGWLEENTPKEIRAHFSMPLSEMIKNSPRTLFRILYYPPLTGHEEPNAVRAAAHGDINLLTLLPAATADGLQALGKDGQWHTVPTDPKYLIVNVGDMLEECAKGYYFSSIHRVINPEGEAAKQARLSSPLFLHARPEVRLSDQHSAASYWAERQKELGLDRA
- the rocD gene encoding ornithine--oxo-acid transaminase — translated: MNNTIELEKHYCAPNYTPLPVVLSKGEGIYVWDDAGKRYIDMMSAYSAVSCGHAHPGILKALHEQAAKLSLVSRAYYTDQLGPFLEKACSLAGQEMAIPMNTGAEAVETAIKAARKWAYDVKGVAKDKAEIIVCKNNFHGRTITIVSMSSEESYKAGFGPLTPGFKLIEYNDVDALKNAINENTAAFIVEPIQGEAGIIVPDDGYLKACAEVCRDNHVLLICDEVQTGLARTGKLFAYEYDAIKPDGLILGKALGGGVLAVSLFLSRREVLHGLSSGTHGSTFGGNPLSAAVGSCALDVIVDEKLAQNAYELGQYFRDQLRAMNSPYFKTIRGKGLLIGVECDQSIMRTRDFCLKLMNLGLLSKETHETVARFAPPLVITKAQIDDALGMIREGLGSL
- a CDS encoding arginase, producing MKKTPLHLIGYASGLAAGLSGTGDGPLALSQSPYFSSLAEAGIDATWFSMIKAKLVGDKFHNIVDGLHELRDAVREAVKTGECFATIGGDHASGIGTWTGVKREIDGPLGLIWVDAHMDAHTPETSPTGNIHGMPIASLLGYGYPELIATPPVLLPQNICLIGIRDYEDGEAALLDKLGVKIFYAEDVARLGLKAVLAEAKRIAQDGTVAYGLSVDLDGLDPSHAPGVGTPVSGGLDANAFCEHLPMLLDDPRFIGFEITEFNPHLDVEHQTEKLMFELIIAVMHSSCFRW
- a CDS encoding phosphoenolpyruvate synthase (catalyzes the formation of phosphoenolpyruvate from pyruvate), with the protein product MAAQYIKWFNEVGMSDVESVGGKNASLGEMTQSLTDLGVQVPFGFATTAQAYRDFVTQNDIEAKIDALVRDLDVSDVKALAKAGQAVRGLILDAPLMPGFEAEIADAFKTLSQDNPEFAVAVRSSATAEDLDNASFAGQQETYLNVRGIDSVLTAIKNVFASLYNDRAIAYRVHHKFDHASVAISVGVQQMVRSDLSASGVMFTLDTESGFDRVMFITSAYGLGEAVVQGSVNPDEFYVYKPNIDTDKPAILRRNLGSKLHKLVYAKAGSAELIEQESVDENAQHQFSITDDDVEKLAHYAKIIEAHYKKPMDIEWAKDGLSGELFIVQARPETVNSQQNTNVKITYKLETKGKVLAEGRSVGQAIGQGRVCLINDLSEMDRMKKGDVLVTEMTDPDWEPIMSRASAIVTNRGGRTCHAAIIARELGIPAVVGCGDATDKLQAVNAVTVSCAEGDTGFIYEGELAFEKQETALDNLPELPVKIMLNVGNPDRAFAFTKVPNEGVGLARLEFIVAQMAGIHPRALLEFDQLRNERLKQQIAKKIAAYRDPVEYYVAKLTEGMATIAAAFYPKMVIFRLSDFKSNEYANLLGGTLYEPHEENPMLGFRGASRYVSDEFKACFALECEAVKRVREKMGLDNANIMIPFVRTLDEAKAVHEVLEENGLRRGEGGLKVMMMCEIPSNALLADQFLEYFDGFSIGSNDLTQLTLGLDRDSSIVSKAFDERNPAVKCLLKMAIDACKKQGKYVGICGQGPSDHPDLAEWLCQQGIESLSLNPDSVIDTMLFMAK
- a CDS encoding phosphoenolpyruvate synthase regulatory protein (mediates the activation of PEP synthetase by an inorganic phosphate pyrophosphorylation and inactivates PEP synthetase by ADP-dependent phosphorylation), whose protein sequence is MYKIYCISDHTGLTSESFAKTLLSQFKDLRYRFETIPFVDSLKKAQTLSNKLAKESEEDKVIVFSSIVDPNLREVFLNKPFEYIDLFATFLKRLESHFGQTALRETGRVHGMKDINRYMHRIEAIDFAVQHDDGLKTEHYEKADVILTGVSRAGKTPTSLYLAIQYGIRAANYPLTEEDLQHEGLPACLSKHRKKLFGLMINPERLSEIRQERLPGSQYANIQQCRKELHKVAQYFEQDGVPYLDTTSLSIEEIATNIITAMQLEKRF